One Setaria viridis chromosome 7, Setaria_viridis_v4.0, whole genome shotgun sequence genomic region harbors:
- the LOC117865747 gene encoding uncharacterized protein isoform X2, whose amino-acid sequence MFVKKLVEKASKKQNIGSISSLRAEDVSPRLAFHYGVPADASLLAYDPVLHVLAVATRNGQIKLFGRDNTQALLQSPSPLPSRFLQFAEGQGVLLNVNTQNQIEVWDIDAKKLCYVHPFEKGITAFSVLQKSFYIYVGDSSGNVSLLKLDPAQRCLADMPYWIPFAESYGSGPSVGNDVEVIFVSPQPMAESNRVLIIFRDGVMSLWDIKASKAVSVSGKTMQQQSHQEAKTVASACWVCAKGSKIAIGYDNGDLYIWGIPEAIINVQNLSSMGNQNLPIQRLNLGYKLDKLPIVSLKWISSDGKAGRLYINGFNDHGHLFQVLILNEESESRIVKMVLPLTESCQGMELITGLSDPNKHRQSALVLLLKSGQMCLYDDSEIERYLLHSQSRSPPTLPNHSSVKLPYGDSGISVAKFYTSNHASSASFDEDYFSLASKFPWLFSMKDKGQTLTSFTNIHKTRNLYITGHLDGTLSFWDASCPLLLQIFKIKQQNDDNTSGGNPITSLQFDMPSSILISGDMSGMVRIITFKKDSTDNIFSFLNAKQGDNYNVRSIKLKGAVTTMSSISKSKHFAAGTEKGVVSVINVEDATILYQKQFECRLSGGIASLQFEIYSHNGYDKEILIIAMEDSSIFILEEETGKLLNPNPVQTDKPSKALLLQMLELSPNDASVSDNHNTVSKESLLLLCTENAVRLFSLSHAIQGTKKIINKKKFSSNCCFASLIHSSSDEIGLILVFSNGKIEIRSLPDLSLLKDASLRGFVYSRNLNSSSFIACSCDGETILVNGEETYFFSTLCQDDIYRYDIVSNVYHGTWTALLRYTEKKAHQRKNPL is encoded by the exons ATGTTCGTCAAGAAGCTCGTCGAGAAGGCCTCCAAGAAG CAAAATATCGGAAGCATCAGCAGTCTGCGCGCCGAGGACGTGAGCCCGCGGCTGGCCTTCCACTACGGCGTCCCCGCCGACGCCTCCCTCCTCGCCTACGACCCCGTCCTCcacgtcctcgccgtcgccaccag GAATGGGCAGATCAAGCTGTTCGGTCGCGACAACACGCAGGCTCTGCTCCAGTCCCCCTCCCCACTCCCTTCCAGGTTCTTGCAG TTTGCCGAGGGCCAAGGGGTTCTGCTCAATGTCAACACCCAGAACCAGATCGAG GTTTGGGACATTGACGCGAAAAAACTGTGCTATGTGCACCCGTTTGAAAAGGGAATCACTGCCTTTTCTGTGCTACAGAAGAGCTTCTACAT ATATGTAGGAGATAGTTCTGGAAATGTGTCTCTGTTGAAACTTGATCCGGCTCAGAGATGCTTAGCTGACATGCCGTACTGGATTCCTTTTGCTGAATCTTATG GTTCCGGTCCAAGTGTTGGTAATGATGTCGAAGTAATATTTGTATCACCACAGCCTATGGCGGAATCCAACAG GGTGCTTATTATCTTCAGAGATGGGGTTATGAGTTTGTGGGATATTAAAGCAAGCAAGGCAGTATCCGTATCTGGTAAAACCATGCAGCAACAATCACACCAGGAGGCTAAAACTGTAGCATCTGCGTGCTGGGTTTGTGCCAAGGGAAGCAAAATTGCTATTGGATATGACAATGGTGATTTATACATTTGGGGCATTCCTGAGGCTATTATAAATGTACAAAATTTGTCATCTATGGGCAACCAGAATCTACCTATTCAGAGGCTTAACCTAGGATACAAGCTAGACAAGTTGCCAATAGTCTCTTTGAAATGGATCTCTAGCGATGGAAAGGCTGGTCGTTTGTATATCAATGGGTTCAATGATcatgggcacctatttcag GTTCTGATTCTGAATGAAGAGAGTGAATCGCGAATTGTAAAGATGGTGTTGCCTCTCACTGAATCTtgccaaggaatggaacttatTACAGGGCTTAGTGACCCAAATAAGCACAGACAAAGTGCTCTTGTTCTCTTGTTGAAATCTGGTCAGATGTGTTTATATGATGATTCAGAAATTGAGCGCTATCTTCTTCACTCTCAGTCTAGATCACCACCAACACTTCCAAACCATTCATCTGTGAAGCTTCCTTATGGTGATTCAGGCATCAGTGTTGCAAAGTTCTATACAAGTAACCATGCATCCTCAGCTTCTTTTGATGAG GATTATTTTTCATTAGCCTCCAAATTTCCATGGCTGTTCTCAATGAAGGATAAAGGCCAAACTTTAACAAGTTTTACCAACATTCATAAGACCCGCAACCTTTACATAACTGGACATCTAGATGGAACCTTAAGCTTTTGGGATGCATCGTGTCCTCTTTTGCTGCAGATTTTTAAGATAAAGCAGCAG AATGATGATAATACATCAGGTGGCAACCCTATCACCTCATTACAGTTTGACATGCCCTCCAGCATTCTGATATCTGGAGATATGAGTGGAATG GTCCGTATTATTACATTCAAAAAGGACTCCACTGATAACATATTCTCCTTTTTAAACG CAAAGCAGGGAGATAACTACAATGTTCGAAGTATAAAGCTCAAAGGAGCTGTAACCACAATGTCTTCTATCTCGAAATCAAAACATTTTGCTGCTGGAACAGAAAAGGGAGTT GTATCAGTTATCAACGTAGAAGATGCTACAATCTTATATCAAAAACAGTTTGAATGCCGGCTATCTGGTGGAATCGCCTCTTTGCAATTTGAAATCTATAGCCATAATGGATATGACAAGGAAATTTTGATAATAGCAATGGAAGATTCGTCTATTTTTATTCTTGAGGAAGAAACTGGGAAACTTTTGAACCCCAACCCAGTTCAGACAGACAAACCCTCTAAAGCCCTTCTTCTGCAGATGTTGG AGTTATCACCCAATGATGCATCAGTTTCAGATAACCACAATACAGTATCGAAGGAATCATTGTTGTTACTTTGCACTGAAAATGCAGTCCGCTTATTTTCCTTGAGCCATGCAATTCAG GGAACAAAGaagataattaataagaagaaatTTAGCAGCAATTGTTGTTTCGCCTCTCTTATTCATAgctcttctgatgaaattggaCTTATACTTGTCTTCTCCAATGGGAAAATTGAAATAAG ATCCCTGCCAGATTTATCCTTGTTGAAGGATGCCTCTTTACGAGGTTTTGTGTACTCAAGAAACTTGAATTCAAGTAGTTTCATAGCTTGTTCATGTGATGGAGAAACCATCTTG
- the LOC117865389 gene encoding amino acid transporter AVT3B: MSTALPKEKSAACPAPMPDPTPTSASSCLRPCCASTTTKRESARRELPQFPISPDASRPRHHAPTAPADCCRSIRLLQRVAMGFDKEASSSSSRLDAAAPLLPQHGGLHGGGAGGKLSSQPKTFANVFIAVVGSGVLGLPYTFSRTGWAAGTLLLLAVAALTFHCMMLLVAARRRIADEHPKIASFGDLGHAIYGAAGRHTVDAMLVLSQASFCVGYLIFISNTMAHLYPIGAESPASPLLTAKALFIWAMLPFQLGLNSIKTLTLLAPLSIFADVVDLGAMGVVLGQDASIWLANKPPVFAFAGPAELLYGLGVAVYAFEGIGMVLPLEAEAADKRKFGATLALSMVFIAVMYGLFGAMGYLAFGAATRDIITTNLGTGWLSVLVQLGLCINLFFTFPVMMNPVYEVAERLLCGKRYAWWLRWILVVVVGLLAMLVPNFADFLSLVGSSVCVVLGFVLPAAFHLKVFGGDIGCAALVADVIVIVIGIALAVSGTWTSLVQIFSSSSNV, encoded by the coding sequence ATGTCCACGGCGTTGCCCAAGGAAAAGTCCGCGGCGTGTCCCGCTCCGATGCCCGATCCCACACCCACCTCGGCTAGTAGCTGTCTCCGGCCCTGCTGCGCCTCCACCACTACAAAGCGAGAGAGCGCACGGCGTGAGCTCCCCCAATTCCCCATTTCCCCGGACGCCAGCAGGCCACGCCACCACGCTCCAACCGCTCCGGCCGATTGTTGCCGCTCGATCCGCCTGCTCCAGCGGGTGGCCATGGGGTTCGACAAGGAGGCGAGCTCCTCGTCCTCGCGgctcgacgcggcggcgccgctgctcccGCAGCACGGCGggctgcacggcggcggcgcgggcgggaaGCTGTCGTCGCAGCCCAAGACGTTCGCCAACGTCTTCATCGCGGTGGTCGGCTCGGGCGTGCTGGGCCTCCCCTACACCTTCTCCCGCacgggctgggcggcggggacgctgcttctcctcgccgtcgccgcgcttaCCTTCCACTGCATGATGCTGCTCGTCGCCGCGCGCCGACGGATCGCCGACGAGCACCCCAAGATCGCCTCCTTCGGGGACCTGGGCCACGCCATCTACGGCGCGGCCGGGCGCCACACCGTCGACGCCATGCTCGTGCTCAGCCAGGCCAGCTTCTGCGTCGGCTACCTCATCTTCATCTCCAACACCATGGCGCACCTCTACCCAATCGGGGCCGAGTCCCCGGCGTCCCCGCTCCTTACCGCCAAGGCGCTCTTCATCTGGGCCATGCTGCCGTTCCAGCTCGGCCTCAACTCCATCAAGACGCTCACGCTCCTCGCGCCGCTCAGCATCTTCGCCGACGTCGTTGACCTCGGCGCCATGGGCGTCGTCCTGGGCCAGGACGCCTCCATCTGGCTCGCCAACAAGCCCCCCGTGTTCGCCTTCGCCGGGCCGGCCGAGCTCCTCTACGGGCTCGGCGTCGCCGTCTACGCCTTCGAGGGAATCGGAATGGTCCTGCCgctggaggcggaggccgcggacAAGCGCAAGTTCGGCGCCACGCTCGCGCTGTCCATGGTGTTCATCGCCGTCATGTACGGGCTGTTCGGCGCCATGGGCTACCTCGCGTTCGGCGCCGCCACACGGGACATCATCACCACGAACCTCGGCACGGGATGGCTCTCCGTCCTGGTGCAGCTCGGCCTCTGCATCAACCTCTTCTTCACCTTCCCCGTGATGATGAACCCGGTGTACGAGGTCGCCGAGCGCCTGCTCTGCGGCAAGCGCTACGCTTGGTGGCTGCGCTGGATCCTCGTCGTGGTCGTCGGGCTCCTGGCGATGCTCGTGCCTAACTTCGCTGACTTCCTCTCGCTCGTCGGGAGCAGCGTCTGCGTCGTGCTCGGCTTCGTGCTGCCCGCCGCGTTCCACCTCAAGGTGTTCGGCGGCGACATCGGGTGCGCCGCACTCGTGGCCGACGTGatcgtcatcgtcatcgggATTGCGCTTGCGGTGTCCGGGACATGGACGTCGCTCGTTCAAATCTTCAGTTCTTCTTCCAACGTGTAA
- the LOC117864392 gene encoding uncharacterized protein isoform X1 has protein sequence MGSWARSNFGSSRADSLVKKGLLYERTERDEWRFPEMEEVPNPPAGHVVSFAHFHERGFATPPSLFFHGLLHYYGIELQHLNPNGIQHITTFVALCEGFLGIEPNFSLWKYFFTVSLYQKTEKRGNQQRSTPVPIGCAGIHLRHTRAKEYMVMKTAASHKGWHQKWFYVKNYPNSALSEFTGRVIEVAPEVWSYGPVEKEKKRITGLLQAIEHLKGRGLTGAGVIGAYHARRVTPLMLRVRSLAEMTPGAPIEGSVLATGALAASEIRQRVREALEDKDADYPAPGHPPMCPDENFIDLVRTPCANLLFSCFLVRRSDAGLFCVCRAS, from the coding sequence atgggatcctgggcgcgTTCCAACTTCGGCTCCTCGCGCGCCGACAGCctcgtgaagaagggcctcctctaCGAGAGGACGGAGAGGGATGAGTGGAGGTTCCctgagatggaggaggtgccaAATCCGCCCGCCGGCCACGTCGTATctttcgcccacttccacgagagggggttcgcgactccgccgagcctcttcttccacgGGCTCTTGCACTACTATGGGattgagctgcagcacctcaaccccaacgggatccagcacatcacgACGTTTGTCGCGTTGTGCGAGGGGTTCTtgggcattgagcccaacttctcgctgtggaagtacttcttcacggtcagcctgtaccagaagaccgAGAAGAGGGGAAACCAGCAGCGGtcgaccccggtgccgatagggtgcgccggaatccacctccgccatacccgcgccaaggagtacatggtgatgaagaccgcggcatcccacaaggggtggcaccagaagtggttctacgtgaagaactaccccaACTCTGCCCTgtcggagttcaccggccgcgtcattGAGGTGGCGCCGGAAGTGTGGTCGTAcggcccggtggagaaggagaagaagaggatcaccggcttgctgcaggccatcgagcacctgaagggGAGGGGACTGACCGGAGCCGGGGTCATtggggcgtaccacgcccggagGGTgacgccgctgatgctccgggtccgctcgCTTGCCGAGATGACCCCCGGTGCGCCGATCGAGGGCtccgtccttgcgacgggtgcgctcgctGCCTCCGAGATCCGACAGCGGGTCCGGGAGGcactggaggacaaggacgccgactacCCGGCGCCCGGCCACCCTCCGATGTGCCCAGACGAGAATTTCATCGATCTGGTAAGGACTCCGTGCGccaaccttcttttttcgtgtttCTTGGTCCGCCGCTCTGACGCGGGGCTTTTTTGCGTTTGCAGGGCATcatga
- the LOC117864392 gene encoding uncharacterized protein isoform X2 yields MSDAYKKAKAGRLVFKGGEAASLHKPKKHKKKNKKPASDAPADGDVEAAAAAAAEGAEGGGGSGAGDDYTIDAAKRMKYEELFPVEAKKFGYDPANAARAAARNRSVEEALDDRVRKKADRYCK; encoded by the coding sequence ATGTCTGACGCGTACAAGAAAGCCAAAGCCGGCCGCCTCGTCTTCAAGGGCGGCGAGGCTGCCTCCCTCCACAAGCCGAAgaagcacaagaagaagaataagaagcCCGCCTCCGATGCCCCCGCCGACGGTGATgtcgaggccgcggcggccgcggccgcggagggcgccgaaggcggaggcggtagcggcgccggcgacgattACACCATCGACGCGGCGAAGAGGATGAAGTACGAGGAGCTCTTCCCCGTAGAGGCCAAGAAGTTCGGGTACGACCCCGCCaacgccgcccgcgccgccgcccgcaatCGCTCCGTCGAGGAGGCCCTTGACGACCGCGTGCGCAAGAAGGCCGACCGCTACTGCAAGTGA
- the LOC117863867 gene encoding protein CHROMATIN REMODELING 19, which produces MPRAFEEISDEEWSHHSFKSSRVFKRAGQPTSKPPPPIDSFRYDRKASSAAGTSTATVVLSDDDDFDLDADGRSRAAKSQRGLKRPHHGPPSRAPPSTGSFGHNPEPSKAAAALGISDSEDDYFDLNDDDFGLPASPSRTSRLRRKGKTQRVLKGPQHRPQSRAPPSTGSFRHNPKPSKTAATTGLSDSDDDDFDLTDHDSDLPASPPRTSRPRRTAGRRLVTAAIDISEEDEDLDLADDDVDYQAPRPPQQRTSGRRFVIGDDDDSDVPVADGAMDVEEDDGVNWSELENDDEDGDYNGGRSVDVEEREGDVVGMALRKCSRISADLRQELFGSSARNVESYAEIDASTCRIVTQEDVDAACTSENSGFEPVLKPYQLVGVNFLLLLHRKSIGGAILADEMGLGKTVQAVTYLTLLRHLYNDPGPHLIVCPASVLENWERELRKWCPSFSIIMFHGAGRTAYSKELSSLGKAGCPAPFNVLLVGYTLFERRSAQQKDDRKALKRWQWSCVLMDEAHVLKDKGSFRWRNLMAVAQHARQRLMLTGTPLQNDLHELWSLLEFMMPDIFATGDIDLKKLLNAEDHELISRIKSILGPFILRRLKSDVMQQLVPKIQHVKFVTMDTEQSKTYINAIDEYRSACQARSAKSSVDMTNNVVGLIPKRQISNYFTQFRKIANHPLLIRRVYSDKDVDRIARLLYPKGAFGFECSLERAIQELKNYNDFNIHQLLISYGDAGTKGALTDEHVFASAKCQALAELLPSLANDGHRVLIFSQWTTMLDILEWALEIIGVTYRRLDGGTPVTERQTIVDTFNNDRSIFACLLSTRAGGQGLNLIGADTVIIHDMDFNPQMDRQAEDRCHRIGQQKPVTVYRLVTKGSVDENIYEIARRKLILDAAILQPGAELDNSTDVPEQTMGEILASLLLA; this is translated from the exons ATGCCGCGAGCCTTCGAGGAGATCTCCGACGAGGAGTGGTCGCACCACAGTTTCAAGTCCTCGCGCGTCTTCAAGCGCGCCGGTCAGCCGACCTcgaagcctccgccgccgatcGATTCATTCCGCTACGACCgcaaggcttcctccgccgccggcaccagcaCCGCAACCGTCGTcctctccgacgacgacgacttcgACCTAGATGCGGACGGGCGGTCGCGCGCCGCGAAGAGCCAACGCGGCCTCAAGCGCCCGCATCACGGCCCCCCTTCGCGGGCTCCTCCGTCGACTGGCTCATTCGGCCACAATCCTGAACCCTCCAAGGCCGCCGCTGCCTTGGGGATCTCTGACAGCGAGGACGACTACTTCGACCTCAACGACGATGACTTCGGCCTTCCTGCCTCGCCGTCGAGGACGTCACGCCTGCGCCGCAAAGGGAAGACCCAACGCGTCCTGAAGGGTCCGCAGCACCGGCCCCAATCGCGGGCTCCTCCATCAACTGGCTCGTTCCGCCACAATCCCAAACCCTCAAAGACCGCTGCCACCACGGGGCTATCtgacagtgatgatgatgacttcGACCTCACAGACCATGACTCGGACCTTCCAGCTTCCCCTCCCAGGACATCACGCCCTCGCCGCACTGCTGGTCGCCGGTTGGTAACTGCTGCCATTGACATCtccgaggaagacgaagacttAGACCTCGCTGATGATGATGTCGACTACCAGGCCCCGAGGCCTCCCCAGCAACGCACCTCTGGTCGCCGCTTTGTGATTGGGGATGATGACGACAGTGATGTGCCTGTAGCTGATGGAGCGATGGATGTGGAGGAGGATGACGGGGTGAACTGGTCGGAGCTGGAGAATGATGACGAAGATGGGGACTACAATGGCGGGAGAAGTGTGGATGTGGAGGAGCGCGAGGGGGATGTGGTGGGAATGGCGCTGCGCAAGTGCTCACGCATCTCCGCCGATCTGCGCCAGGAGCTTTTTGGCTCATCAGCACGAAATGTTGAAAGCTATGCCGAGATAGATGCTTCCACTTGCCGGATTGTTACTCAG GAAGATGTGGATGCTGCATGCACAAGTGAGAATTCAGGGTTTGAACCTGTGTTGAAGCCGTATCAGCTCGTGGGAGTTAATTTCCTTCTCCTATTGCATCGGAAAAGCATTGGCGGAG CAATTCTGGCTGATGAAATGGGTCTTGGGAAGACAGTGCAG GCTGTCACTTATCTTACTCTGTTGCGGCATCTATATAACGACCCAGGTCCACATCTGATAGTTTGCCCAGCTTCTGTGTTGGAAAATTGGGAAAGAGAACTCAGGAAGTGGTGCCCTTCGTTTTCAATCATAATGTTTCATGGAGCTGGAAGGACTGCCTATTCAAAGGAATTAAGCTCCTTAGGCAAGGCTGGCTGTCCAGCCCCATTTAACGTGCTTCTTGTTGGCTACACACTTTTTGAAAGAAGAAG TGCTCAACAAAAGGATGATCGTAAGGCTCTCAAAAGATGGCAATGGAGTTGTGTTTTGATGGATGAAGCACATGTTCTGAAAGATAAGGGCAGCTTCCGATGGAGAAACCTGATGGCTGTTGCGCAACATGCTCGTCAAAGGCTGATGCTGACAGGAACCCCACTTCAAAATGATTTGCAT GAGCTATGGTCATTGTTGGAATTCATGATGCCTGATATATTTGCCACTGGAGATATTGATCTGAAGAAGCTGCTGAATGCAGAAGACCATGAACTAATTTCACGCATAAAGTCCATTTTAGGGCCTTTTATTCTTAGACGTTTGAAGTCAGATGTAATGCAGCAGCTTGTTCCTAAAATACAACAT GTTAAGTTTGTCACCATGGACACAGAGCAGTCTAAAACTTACATAAATGCCATAGATGAATACCGTTCTGCTTGTCAGGCTCGTAGTGCCAAGTCTTCAGTTGACATGACCAATAATGTTGTTGGATTGATTCCAAAGCGTCAAATATCAAATTATTTTACACAATTTCGCAAG ATTGCGAATCATCCTTTGCTTATAAGGCGTGTTTATAGTGACAAAGATGTTGATCGAATTGCAAGGTTGCTCTATCCTAAAGGTGCATTTGGCTTTGAATGTTCCTTGGAGAGAGCAATTCAAGAGCTAAAGAACTACAATGATTTTAATATCCACCAA CTATTAATATCATATGGTGATGCGGGTACAAAGGGGGCTCTAACAGATGAGCATGTTTTTGCATCAGCAAAATGTCAG GCCTTAGCAGAGCTTTTACCTTCTCTAGCAAATGATGGTCACAGAGTACTCATATTTAGTCAGTGGACCACAATGCTTGATATCCTTGAATGGGCACTGGAAATAATAGGAGTTACATATAGACGTCTTGATGGGGG GACACCGGTAACAGAAAGGCAGACTATAGTGGACACTTTCAACAATGATCGTTCTATATTTGCATGTTTACTTTCTACAAGAGCTGGAGGTCAGGGGCTGAACCTTATAGGAGCTGACACAGTCATTATACATGACATGGATTTTAACCCCCAGATGGATCGGCAAGCTGAGGACCGCTGCCATCGCATCGGACAGCAGAAACCTGTCACTGTCTACAG GCTAGTAACAAAGGGTTCGGTTGATGAAAACATCTATGAGATTGCAAGGCGGAAGTTAATACTAGATGCCGCAATTCTTCAACCTGGAGCAGAGTTAGACAATAGCACTGATGTTCCAGAGCAGACAATGGGAGAGATTTTGGCATCTCTTCTCCTGGCCTGA